In the Catenulispora sp. GP43 genome, one interval contains:
- a CDS encoding sensor domain-containing protein, with the protein MARDRAAALAAAALLALGAAAGCGGSKSSAKPAAAAPQPAVPPSTAVPGDPPSAPPTAAELRSRLLAPADLPAGFVADDDSEDANGVMSSTEPDCRAMTDLMNSQGHPAGALASADASFTKSQFGPNIATGLAGFATPEAAQKLLASVTQAMRSCTKITETDKDGSTYDFLVTPLAFPPAGDASAAIRVVADVDDLQAQVDLVLVRVGSTLLYVADTDFGSTDTELTQQVVTRAVAKVSDLATPRSAPTTVSSL; encoded by the coding sequence GGTCGAAGAGTTCCGCCAAACCCGCCGCCGCCGCGCCGCAGCCCGCGGTGCCCCCGAGCACGGCCGTGCCCGGCGACCCGCCGAGCGCCCCGCCGACCGCCGCCGAACTCCGCTCCCGGCTGCTGGCTCCGGCGGACCTGCCGGCCGGCTTCGTCGCCGACGACGACAGCGAGGACGCCAACGGCGTGATGTCCTCCACCGAACCGGACTGCCGGGCGATGACCGACCTGATGAACAGCCAGGGCCACCCGGCCGGCGCGCTCGCGTCCGCCGACGCCTCCTTCACCAAATCGCAGTTCGGCCCGAACATCGCCACCGGCCTGGCCGGCTTCGCCACCCCCGAGGCCGCGCAGAAGCTGCTGGCCTCGGTCACCCAGGCGATGCGCAGCTGCACCAAGATCACCGAGACCGACAAGGACGGCAGCACCTACGACTTCCTGGTCACGCCGCTGGCCTTCCCGCCGGCCGGCGACGCCAGCGCCGCGATCCGCGTCGTCGCCGATGTCGACGACCTGCAGGCCCAGGTGGACCTGGTGCTGGTGCGCGTCGGCAGCACCCTGCTGTACGTGGCCGACACCGACTTCGGCAGCACCGACACGGAGCTGACCCAGCAGGTGGTGACGCGGGCGGTGGCGAAGGTGTCGGATCTGGCGACGCCGCGCTCCGCGCCGACGACAGTCTCAAGTCTCTGA